Within the Arachis duranensis cultivar V14167 chromosome 10, aradu.V14167.gnm2.J7QH, whole genome shotgun sequence genome, the region TTGGAGAATATCGCTCAAGTTCTGGGGTTGAAGATAGCTAAGAAGGATGGAGGTCTGTTTAGACTAGAGAGATCCAGGGAAGGTAGGAAAGGGGCACTTTCCATTGATGTCGAAATATTCGAGTTTGCCCCCTCTTTCCATTTGGTTGAAATCAAGAGATCATGTGGTGATACAATAGAATACCAGAAGATATTGAAGGAAGATATAAAACCAGCTTTGAAAGATATTGTCTCAGTTTGGCAAGGTGAGCAGCAACAGCAATAGCAACTATATGTGTTTGTATACTTAAACAAAAGATTCATATGATTTTATACTTTGAATTAATACTTAACTTACCTCTAGCTAAGTGACCGTTGTGACAAAGTTACTATTGTAATtgatttgtttatatttatacCATATATACTATACATGGTCTTGTATGAGAATTAAGAATGTTTGATGAATTCTTAATGCCATTACACCATACCAAGTTATACCAACCTTATTATTACTTGGTTACAGATAAAGTCAATTGTTATACACACTGATTGTATCTATTGGTTGTTTATTAAATCAGTTGTATTTCTGCAAGAAATGTATGAGATGCCGGCTCTTCACTTCTATTAGCATTTTTCACATGGAAATTTAGAATTAGAGGCTCTAATGTTTTGCTGAGGATTGGATTCTTTAACAGTAAACAcagaaaacaaacaaagaaaaaggccATAAGAAGAAACGAACAAAGAAAATTCTTACTGAATCTAATTTGGATGTTTCTGTCATCAAGGTAGCTAATTTACTTGACACATAAAGCTGAGTGTGAAATCTCAGTGTCATCCTTGTCAGTGCTAACCTCTTACCTCTTAACTCAATTCAATGTATACAAACTGAATGTTGAATCAAACTTCTGTTCTTTAAGAAATGAACTAGATATTGGTCCTCCATATTCATTTAATTATCTAGTCTCCTTTAGTTTGCTCATGACCCCATTTTTTTCaacatcaaattatttaatgaccTTTTGCATTGATAGAGGGACCTCaattaaaatatatgaaaaatataattggCACATGAAATTATGTTGCACAAATTAAAGCTGCCAAACAACTACTGCAAAACTACTAGCATTTCATTACTTGCATATCATTAAGTAGGGACGACTACATGTATGACTGTTATTTATAACGATGAtatttatacatttttctcTGTAAATTCTAAACGAACTTGTGAATCTGAATTAACTCGAAAAATTACCTATTGGGGAgccaattaaattcaaattacaatCTGATATGAATTTGTGCCAAATACACAGATATTTTTGGTGTAAATATACAATTGGTTATTTAACATATGCCTTGCCATATTAACTACTTTTCTTACTTTCTCTTTTATACTCTAGTTTCCTTAGGGCATGTTCTATTGTGCTTTCACTTTTTGctgttttcaaattcaaaacagaaacCGATCACAGCGTAATAGGTACCTTGCATCAGCATATGGTTTTTCATACTTGTAATCCAAGAGATGCATCCATAGAAGGATTTTCCTCCATTTCAACACAAAGTCCATCTTTGACCATTATAGACTCCTTCTTGTAAATGTACCTGCTTGAAGCCCAAAGAAACACCATCAAATTCACACTTGACAACACCAACAGGAATCCATAGTAGTAATCCAAGTGACAATCGTTCAAATTATCACCAATCCAACTCTTACTCTCACCCTTCCCTGTGATCTTGTCAACCATAGTCACCAAAAAGCTGTTCAAGAAGTTCCCAACACCAATTCCACTAGTAAAAAAAGTTGTGCCCAGACTCTGCATGTTTTCAGGGGACTGATCATAGAAGAATTCCAATAATCCAACTGCATGAAACACATCAGCTATACCAATAAGAACATATTGTGGCAATAGCCAGAATATGCTCATAGGAACAACATCTTTAGGACCAATTGCATTGTTTTCCTTTATAACATGCATTCTCTTAACTTCCACTGCATAAGCTATTGCAATGGCTATGATGTGCATTGAGAACCCAATTCCAAGTCTCTGGAGCAATGTGATCCCTCTGGGGTTGCCGGTTCTCTGGCGCATGAAGGGGACGAAGAACCGGTCGTACATTGGCACTGAGAGAAGCATAGAGAGTGTGACAAAGCTTCCAAGAGATGCTGCTGGGATTCTGAAATCGGAGCCGAGTTTTCGGTCTAATGTGGTGCCTTGTTTCACAAAGAGGGTGTTGATTTGTGCCCAAATGGTGCTGGGAATCAATGTTACCAGCCATATAGTGACCATTCCAAATATGAGTTTTGCTCCTTCAACTTGTGTTACTGTTAATGGTGCTCTTGGGGAACCACTAGTACTCTCTTGTCTAATTGCAGCCTTGTCCAAAAACCTTATTACACACAGAATTGCACACAAATTAAAATGTTATGATCTGATCTTCATGCAAAAATGATTGATTGCAAAAGAAAACTATGCAGTGATTTATCAATGTATCATTTAGTAACCAATATTGCCATAGGCTAAATTATACTTCAAAAGAGTAAGAGGTAGTATTACATATTACACCCACTGATTTGTCATCtgtcaattttataaaatatagaaatactAAAATTGTATTTGAATTACGTCctcagttttaaaaaataatatagaaaatacaaaaatattgtgTCTCTAACCTCGTTTTCACAACCTAATAAGTTTATATGCCTATTATCTCAGATATAGTTACCTAACTTAAATGACTTATACCTAAACTTTAATGAGGTTAAATACTTATATTAGCGAGTTAATACTAATATTAGTCTATGAAAGATAATTCATTTTTCAAATTGATCTCCTAAAATTTTGTTAATCATATTAGttcctaaaaaatataatcacAAATCAAATTGATGATATGGCATGTTAATTTACGTGCCACAAAATAATTGTTCAATCAATTATAATCATGAACatataaactaattattttttatacatagcattaatatatcatattattatGTCATATAACCAAGGTAGAGAAAATCGAGATTTTACGTGAAatcgaaaaagtaaataaaaaacgtAAAACGTAAAATCTTAACAAGATTTAAATCATAAAATCGTCAGACTTAGTACAAATTTCGTAAAATCGATAAACTCATTTAAAATCGTAATATCGGAAGATTTTAAGAGTTAAATCGAGATTCTAGCTACTATGCATATAACATTTAATGTGACACATTATCATGTatctaacaaataaaaaatttaatttgacttacaagtataatttttagaaaataatataactaataaaatattttaaaaattaattcaaagaatatgttatttttaaggGGCGATTTCAAATATTAATTCTCATATTATCTAATATATTGGAAGAGGTAGGTAATTTTATCAGTTTCTAAATGAGTATAAAAAGATTATGTGTGTGAGAATAAGAAGTgtgaactttttctttttaatattgtattattaGAGGTGAAATCCTTTATCATGAACCAAACTGTGTGTTAAATACAATTATGGCCATTTACAAAACGTCAGTGACGTTTTGTGTTTcttcaattaaaataatatatttttaacaaaacgTCAGTGACGTTTtgtgttttaataattaaaataatattttttattacaaaaggtCAGTaacattttgtttttttataattaaaaattttttttattacaaaacgtCAAATGACGTTTTGTGCTACCACAACAACTAtgtaaaacactaaaataataaaatatttttgtatttcacattaaaattattcatatataaattttttagccTAAGAAGTGTTATCTACTAATAAGAAAAACTGGGATAACACAAATTTGTGATATTGTCCTTTGGAGTGTAACATGGATTATATTCCACCCCATGTTGTGTTCACATGCATTACCACTAAGTGTGTGTTTTATGCACCTGAAACAGAACTTGACTAATGGGTCGTATATATGGCGTGTTAGCCATGCAATGTGGTTTTAAGGCATAGTTATTTAAGTGGTCACAAACTGTAGTGTCAGTGTGGACACAAATCCAAGTTGCTTCCTCAGAGATTCTGACTACCCATTATTCTTCAAACAAGTATATGCACAAGTTACTATTCATATGGAAAGAGAAGTGATTGATCAATATACATGTTTTCTACTGAATATACGTCATTTATTATTTAGCTGTGAATAAACCATTCTCTtcgttttcaaattttaatacatttaaaattgaaaatatctaAATACAACAATATTTTACTAATATTACATATTAGCTATTATTTATCTctgttttatgaatttttttagtagaataataaattattaaaagaattaataatATATGGAATTGTAAACATACCAATATTTTAAATGATAGAAAATTAAAACGAATATATCAGAGAATATAGTGATGACTCATAATTCATCAATAAAAGGATGTAAGAAGAAAATGTAAAACAGTATTGTATTGTATGTATCTTATGCAAAATGGATTTGTCACCAAACATTACTTTCCCCTCAAATAATGTTTCCCTAGTTATCGACTGAAAAAATgtactaaataataaaaacatccttTGACTGCATATGATGCACATGGCCCAGCAAAATCAAAATGGGGGGACACAGAATCTTAGACATTCACCATCTAATTTGTCAAAGATTTTCAATCAAGATCCAATTAATGTGCTTGGATAGATATCCCTTTCCAAGTTGGATGGTTCAGAGTTTTACTGTATACATGTTACCCCACCCATAAGATGTGTAAGGCCACTACCACCACTAATAGCATGAGGTATATATACAGTGctatatcatcatcatcatgatacAACAGTAAAATCACCTTAAATAAATCCCCTTCCACTAAAATTAGCACTAATTTGTCAACTATGCTTAATTAACTTCTCAACTATCTTAGTTGTTTTTGTCCCTTGTCTAAGTATTAAGGCGTCAACATATTTTTCcccaaaaattattaaaaaaagagatttaagatttaagatttaaaataaacaaataatattattaaaaattggaCGAAATATTGTCTCAATATTATGTATAGTATTCAGTATTatagatttaaaaatattaaataaattttttctcactgtaaaattaactatttataattttagtttttttttaaataaaaaataaaataatgtaattttggTTATGAAATTGGTCCTAATATCATCCCACATATATGTGTTAATTAACTATATGTGATATGACTTTTAAAGCCAGTTTTCATATATTTCCAAAACTTTTTAAACCAAAACCATAATCTTTTTGGcaaaatttaaaccaataaatTGCTAACTTTAAAAAGATTGAGATTCATACGtagttatttttgtattaaattgatagataaaaattattgaatgataatttaattaattatattaaattatttaattattttttatattaattttatgtgaaaataaCTGTATATTCATTTTCAAATAATACAACTACTGtaatgaaaaagatgtgataatatttaatttgatccATTAACTTgtacataaattttaatttaatctttttaattgtCTTTATTTAGTTGTTAAACTTTGCAAATGAGacttatattagtttttaggataatttttaatacataaacGTTAATAGAACGGTGACATAGACAGCCAAATGCCATGTTCATTTTTGTTTTGGCatttaaataattcaaaaaatacatcataaataatatttattgaaatttttcttctaaaacaaattatttgatattCTTTTTAAGCTATTTGAACACCAAAACAAAAATGGCGTGGTTTTACAAATTTCAAGACATTTGGTTGTCATGACAGCGCTTTATTAATACTTTTGTTTGCAAAGTTTGAGactaaaaaaactaattaaaattttacaaacCAAATTGAGTTTAGGGTGTAAATTTAGAGATCAAATTGAGCATTATCTCAACAGTAGGCATATAAAAGTTATTGTAGTGTTGTGCTAACCTCAAAGTTGGAGTGTGATGAATTTGACGTTTGCCAGTACTAAGATAATATTGAGAGTCATTTTCATAAAGTTGTGAAGGGTGAGTGGGTAATTGAAGGCTCCAGTTCTTAAAAGCAGCAACGGGAACACTCATGATTTCCGTGGCGGGACTGCGGGTCTTGCTAACCTTGTGGCGATACATGGGGGTGCCGGCGTAGAATACGAGGAGCGAAATGAGTAGACCTACCGTAGGAATACCGTAGCCCAATCCCCAGCCTAAGTTGTCTTGAATGTAAACAAGGCCTAGGGTAGCAATTAGGGCGCCAAGGAATGAGGTGAACATCCACCAATTGAAGAAGGAGTCTTTCAGTTCTTTCTCGTTGGGATTGAAGTCGTCGAATTGGTCGGCGCCGAAGGTGGAGATGTTGGGCTTGGTGCCGCCGGCGCCGATTGCCATTGTGTAGAGTGCTGTGTAGAAGAATGTAATTTGGGTTGAGGAGGCCTTGCTGCATATCCCATTGCTGCATGATGGCTTCAACCTCTTCAGGGACACACCTATGCTCAGCATACTCATTCCCTGTCATTTTTTACCCACAACTGCGTCACCTTTTTACTCATCATGCTTATTTTGccattcttttatatttttaaattatttgttcaatctaaaatttcattttcatcgtaattttttttataagattttcataataattttagtaACTATCATGCATGCGTATTTCCTAAACTATTTTTtcatctaaaatttaatttcatcgtaatttttttataagattgTCATAATAATTTTAGTAGCTAATAACATGGGCACTTGGACACATGATTACAGGCGCGCACGCACAGataacatttaaaaatataaaaaatatcaccttttttacaaaatttttaaataacaactCTTTCTCTCTATTTATAAATgtatactttttctttcttgtaatattaaagtaatatatattttagtttatttgacTAAAATACTTGTTAATAAtcatcataattatatataaattagagatatattaaatatttgataGTTAATAATAGAGAAAGTATAAGAAGCTAATAGAAATtttgtataatgtgtacaatagaggtttaggaagtattagagatataaccattagtgttatatttttctatcagattaaactttttgaatgagtggtttcatgacatggtattagaactCTAAATTCAAAAAGTATCCTTGGTGATTTCTAAAATCAGGTTAAGCTTGGACCAAAGATTTAGGccattgtacatattgtacaCTTAGaccattaaattaaatatatataaaaattaatgtgANNNNNNNNNNNNAAGGtaattttctcttcaaaataaaattaaggtgggaaaactttaaaaataaggAATATGAAGCCTCAAGCATGCAGCTTATTATAAGCTCAACCCACAAATCACATACGCCTACTCCCAACTTTGTCACAAatcttattataaaattttatctttatttaaaagaagaaaaaagttaaatcaaattttatatttctatcacataaatatttttatatatatcacGTCATAAATCACTTTTAAGTTACCACAAAACTTAGGTAAAACGAAGGTATCATTCTAACAACGATTTATATGTAATGGTCCATGCATGGCTACATGTATGTGTTAGAACTTCAAGCCATTTTTAGTTCTTAGTAATCCTCAGTGTTAGTTGTTAAAGAATTGTGTACCTttaattgaaaaacaaaaaggacAAATAAAAGGACAAAAATGAGTAAGAAAATATCTATATATCCTTTTATTACTATCAATTGCATGATAGTaactaaaattagttttttcttttcttattaaaaatattattttatcagtTCTTTTATAAGCTGCCAAAAGGATTAGCATTTTCTTGAATTTCGATTATTTTATCTTTGAATATTCAAAAGAGATGTCGtacatattatataatttaagaatCTCCTTAATTAATTCTTGTATCCCACTTTTTAACCCCTTTCTTTTCCTTCATAAAActatatctttaaaaaataaaatagcattaaaaatgaaaatgggGGAATCAATTTGTCAAGGTTGAGATGAGGCAATAATAACTTCATAATGCATGGTGGGGCTATATgtgaatatatattaaataatagccAATTAGCTGTGACAGTTGACAAATCATGCATATATAAACCGTTGCAAATGGGAagattttttattcatttaaggAATAAATCTTTTTTCCCCCCTTCTCCATTCTATTTATCtgctttttgtttatttaaaacTCATTGGCAAGATCTCCAGTCATAAATTTACAAAGGAAGAAAAAGTTCTAATTTATTATAGAGTCCACACGGCCACTGGCGATATGAATTAAAAGGCCAAATAGAAatctatctatttttatttagtgaTTAGTGAAGACTGAtaataagtgaaaaaaaaaaaaacctgttGTATTCACTTCATAAATTTGGATCCACTTAACCTTTTCTTCCATCAACTTATGTCTTTTTCATTTAGTTgaatatttatataatgaatCCAATAGACATTTTTTGTTGGGTGCAATAATGGAATTGTTTGGTATTTCGTTGGGAGTAGGTAACATGAAATATAGTCCAAACAATCAACTCTACATCGATTtgttagataataataataataataataataaatgtagACACGATTAGCcacgaaaaatagaaaacaaatcCTTAATTACTTCAATATTAAACACTTGCACAATAAAATATTCTGTGTATTGGTGGATACCGCATATAGTTGTATTAATTCATGTCTCAACATTCAATAATGAAAAAGTgtaaaagattaatttataatgtTAAAAGATAAGGGTATATCGAAATGACTTACGAGGACATAAATGAGAGAAGAAATTGTGAAAGTCCAGAAGCGACCCAAGTAAGAATCAGCGATGTATGCGCCAAGAATTGGTGTTATCCAAACAGATCCTGACCAGTTATTCACACTGATCACTGATGAAACTGTGTCTTCATGGAGCTCTCTTGTAAGGTAGTTAACCAAGTTTGAAGCTACTCCGTAGAACGCCATTCTTTCAAATGCTTCATACCCTGAAATAATTCGTTCTCATCAATCAAGTCAAATTATTTCATCAACTTGTATATAATTATCAACTTAATGTATCTAGAcataatttatgtttaaatgCATTGAACTACTATATGAatatatcaaatttttgaaacataTATAAAgatgttttatttgaaaattattgataaacattgttagtattttattatttcccTGACTCCACAGGAGATTACTATATGGGATTGTGGAGGTGAGCCTTGAGAGTATTTTAAatgtttataaaataaataatgggTTTAAATGGAAAACAAACTGCTGCTTCACTATTATTAATTAACCATAGTAATGTTATTAGGGGCTTACTAATTCCCTGACCGTTTTCTGTGGAGAACAAATGTTGAaggtttgaagaagaagaaggtgaagATTAGTGAACATTGCAGATCTAATAAAAAGAAAGCCTAAAATAGGAGTATATGTTGATAATATTGTTCTCACCAACAAGAAAGGCGCAGGCTTTCCATTTTCCAGTTCTAGATGGAACTGCAGGTTGACCGCGGAAGTCAACAGTGCCATCTTGTGTATAATCTGCATCTGCTTTCGCTTCCATTAGACCTTAATTGCTATATAGATAATAATTAACGAATAATAATTGATAGAGAtcgagaagagaagagaatatggtaagACAGAACTTAGTGGTGGTAGCTATATATATACAGCGTAA harbors:
- the LOC107469266 gene encoding protein NRT1/ PTR FAMILY 5.1 isoform X2, producing MEAKADADYTQDGTVDFRGQPAVPSRTGKWKACAFLVGYEAFERMAFYGVASNLVNYLTRELHEDTVSSVISVNNWSGSVWITPILGAYIADSYLGRFWTFTISSLIYVLGMSMLSIGVSLKRLKPSTQITFFYTALYTMAIGAGGTKPNISTFGADQFDDFNPNEKELKDSFFNWWMFTSFLGALIATLGLVYIQDNLGWGLGYGIPTVGLLISLLVFYAGTPMYRHKVSKTRSPATEIMSVPVAAFKNWSLQLPTHPSQLYENDSQYYLSTGKRQIHHTPTLRFLDKAAIRQESTSGSPRAPLTVTQVEGAKLIFGMVTIWLVTLIPSTIWAQINTLFVKQGTTLDRKLGSDFRIPAASLGSFVTLSMLLSVPMYDRFFVPFMRQRTGNPRGITLLQRLGIGFSMHIIAIAIAYAVEVKRMHVIKENNAIGPKDVVPMSIFWLLPQYVLIGIADVFHAVGLLEFFYDQSPENMQSLGTTFFTSGIGVGNFLNSFLVTMVDKITGKGESKSWIGDNLNDCHLDYYYGFLLVLSSVNLMVFLWASSRYIYKKESIMVKDGLCVEMEENPSMDASLGLQV
- the LOC107469266 gene encoding protein NRT1/ PTR FAMILY 5.1 isoform X1; this translates as MEAKADADYTQDGTVDFRGQPAVPSRTGKWKACAFLVGYEAFERMAFYGVASNLVNYLTRELHEDTVSSVISVNNWSGSVWITPILGAYIADSYLGRFWTFTISSLIYVLGMSMLSIGVSLKRLKPSCSNGICSKASSTQITFFYTALYTMAIGAGGTKPNISTFGADQFDDFNPNEKELKDSFFNWWMFTSFLGALIATLGLVYIQDNLGWGLGYGIPTVGLLISLLVFYAGTPMYRHKVSKTRSPATEIMSVPVAAFKNWSLQLPTHPSQLYENDSQYYLSTGKRQIHHTPTLRFLDKAAIRQESTSGSPRAPLTVTQVEGAKLIFGMVTIWLVTLIPSTIWAQINTLFVKQGTTLDRKLGSDFRIPAASLGSFVTLSMLLSVPMYDRFFVPFMRQRTGNPRGITLLQRLGIGFSMHIIAIAIAYAVEVKRMHVIKENNAIGPKDVVPMSIFWLLPQYVLIGIADVFHAVGLLEFFYDQSPENMQSLGTTFFTSGIGVGNFLNSFLVTMVDKITGKGESKSWIGDNLNDCHLDYYYGFLLVLSSVNLMVFLWASSRYIYKKESIMVKDGLCVEMEENPSMDASLGLQV